The Peptococcaceae bacterium 1198_IL3148 genome contains a region encoding:
- a CDS encoding glycyl radical protein, producing MTECCRVLSPQEQRIQEELQGKQDFAGRERVYNILHSFQNLRPVIDIERAKYFTESFKQTEGQPLILRWAKALKHIAANITVYIDDHQLLVGRSGCPGRYGILYPELDGDFLDVALEMLPQRVESPFNISQADADVVVKEIAPYWKGKTFHEDLAQSLPEETLKLTYDPADPLKSRYIVNETASFRSSIQWVHDYEKVLKRGFKGIKEEAMAKLAVLDPLSPVDNVEKRTFLEAIITVCDAIVLWANRHAQLARELAAKETDGQRKAELEQIAEICTWVPENPARNFHEAMQSQWFTQMFSRIEQKTGTVVSNGRMDQYLYPYFKKDLEEGRITEEKATELLECMWVAMAQFIDLYVSPAGGAINEGYAHWEAVTIGGQTPDGRDATNELTYLFLKSKQEFPLNYPDLAARMHARAPERYLYEVAETIKEGSGFPKLINDEEVIPLLLAKGASFEEANDYAVSGCAECRMPNRDTFTSGGAYINYAAAVEMALYNGTMKIYGDEVIGLQTGDPREFTTWEEFWNAYLAQQTNFLKHAFIQQYIINNLRAKHFAVPMSSSLHDLCMENMVDLHTPHIDGGIDLGYFECIGYATVVDSLAAIKKLVFEDKKLTMAELIDAISCNFEGKEAIRQMLINAPKYGNNDPYTDTIAKAIDRESVKFTKKYSQELGVHLDFRLVPFTSNVPFGKVVSATPNGRKAWTPLSDGSSASQGADLNGPTAVLLSNFNSKNYDYRNRAARLLNIKLSPSCVAGEEGTEKLVSFMKTWIDLKLWHLQFNVINKETLLAAQKDPDKYRNLIVRVAGYSAYFTDLSPDLQNDIIARTEHSAI from the coding sequence ATGACTGAATGTTGCAGAGTATTATCACCTCAAGAACAAAGAATTCAAGAAGAACTCCAGGGTAAACAAGATTTTGCCGGTAGAGAAAGGGTTTATAACATTCTACACAGCTTTCAAAATCTGCGCCCGGTAATTGATATTGAACGGGCCAAATACTTTACTGAATCCTTTAAGCAAACCGAAGGCCAACCATTAATCCTCAGATGGGCCAAGGCATTAAAGCACATCGCAGCCAATATCACTGTATATATTGACGACCATCAATTGTTGGTTGGTAGATCTGGCTGCCCAGGTAGGTACGGCATTCTTTATCCCGAACTGGATGGCGATTTTCTGGATGTAGCCTTAGAAATGCTACCCCAACGGGTGGAGTCACCCTTTAACATCAGCCAAGCTGACGCCGATGTGGTGGTGAAAGAAATTGCTCCTTATTGGAAGGGCAAAACATTCCACGAAGATTTAGCCCAATCGTTGCCAGAGGAAACCTTAAAACTGACCTATGACCCAGCCGACCCGTTAAAATCGAGATATATTGTTAACGAAACTGCTTCTTTCCGGTCCTCTATTCAGTGGGTACATGATTATGAAAAGGTGTTAAAGAGAGGTTTTAAAGGCATCAAAGAAGAAGCCATGGCTAAATTAGCTGTTTTAGACCCTCTAAGCCCTGTCGATAACGTAGAGAAACGTACTTTCTTAGAAGCCATCATCACCGTTTGTGATGCCATTGTTCTTTGGGCCAATAGACACGCCCAACTGGCCCGGGAGTTGGCTGCCAAAGAAACTGATGGCCAAAGAAAGGCCGAACTGGAGCAGATTGCGGAAATTTGCACTTGGGTGCCAGAAAACCCAGCCCGCAATTTCCACGAAGCCATGCAGTCCCAATGGTTTACCCAAATGTTCTCCAGAATTGAACAAAAAACCGGTACTGTGGTTTCCAACGGTAGAATGGACCAATATCTCTACCCTTACTTTAAAAAGGACCTGGAAGAAGGCCGCATTACCGAAGAAAAGGCCACAGAACTGCTGGAATGCATGTGGGTAGCCATGGCGCAATTCATTGACCTGTATGTATCTCCTGCCGGTGGTGCCATTAATGAGGGTTACGCCCACTGGGAGGCAGTGACCATCGGTGGCCAAACCCCCGATGGAAGGGATGCAACTAACGAATTGACTTATCTGTTCCTAAAATCTAAACAAGAATTCCCGCTGAACTATCCTGATTTGGCCGCCAGAATGCATGCCCGGGCACCGGAAAGATATCTGTACGAAGTGGCAGAAACCATTAAGGAAGGTTCCGGCTTTCCCAAACTAATCAATGATGAAGAGGTAATACCATTGTTATTGGCCAAGGGAGCCAGCTTTGAAGAGGCCAATGACTACGCGGTTTCCGGTTGTGCTGAATGCAGAATGCCTAACCGCGATACCTTCACCAGTGGTGGTGCTTACATTAACTATGCCGCCGCAGTGGAAATGGCGCTGTACAATGGTACCATGAAAATATATGGCGATGAAGTAATTGGACTGCAAACCGGTGACCCCAGAGAATTTACCACTTGGGAAGAATTTTGGAATGCTTACTTGGCCCAACAGACCAACTTCTTGAAGCATGCCTTTATTCAACAATACATCATCAACAATTTACGGGCCAAACACTTTGCGGTACCGATGAGTTCATCACTGCATGATTTATGCATGGAAAACATGGTGGATCTGCATACCCCACATATTGATGGCGGTATTGACTTAGGTTACTTTGAGTGTATTGGTTACGCCACCGTGGTGGATTCACTGGCAGCCATTAAAAAATTAGTGTTTGAAGATAAAAAGCTCACCATGGCTGAACTAATTGATGCCATCAGTTGTAACTTTGAAGGCAAAGAGGCCATTAGGCAAATGCTGATTAACGCCCCTAAATACGGCAACAATGACCCTTACACAGATACCATTGCCAAGGCCATTGACCGTGAATCTGTTAAATTTACTAAGAAGTATTCACAGGAATTGGGGGTACACCTTGACTTTAGATTGGTGCCCTTTACCTCCAACGTACCCTTTGGTAAAGTTGTGAGCGCCACCCCCAATGGTAGAAAGGCTTGGACACCACTTTCTGATGGTTCCTCAGCATCCCAAGGCGCTGACTTAAATGGCCCCACTGCGGTACTGTTATCTAACTTCAACTCTAAAAACTATGATTACAGAAACCGGGCGGCTAGATTATTAAATATTAAGTTAAGCCCTTCCTGTGTGGCTGGGGAAGAAGGTACCGAAAAATTAGTTTCCTTTATGAAAACGTGGATTGACCTGAAACTATGGCACTTGCAGTTCAACGTAATTAACAAAGAGACCTTGCTGGCGGCCCAAAAAGATCCAGATAAGTACCGCAACTTAATTGTCCGGGTTGCCGGTTACAGTGCTTATTTCACCGATCTATCACCAGATCTGCAAAATGATATTATTGCGAGAACTGAGCATAGCGCTATCTAA
- a CDS encoding TRAP transporter large permease subunit translates to MSTSEEAVKSSMPTDKTKPKSWLKLIDDNLEKPILFIGMLSIILIITFQTFYRYVATELLGTTGGAVWTEELARYIFIWISYLAIPLAIKDRSNIRVDIVYDRLSARWQKISWIVVDVCFLTLAGAIFFMGIDHLQMMVEFPQTTAALQIPYYIPYLILPVGFGLMAIRIIQDFVIQAKAIGPKDTGIGLAICAVIGAPLFIGLELPALAWLFGYLVLFLVIGVPVAISLGLSALATIIGAGTLPIEYVAQLSFTSIDSFPIMAIPFFIAAGVFMGVGGLSERLLNLADEMLGSLYGGMALATVATCMFFGMISGSGPATVAAIGAITIPAMVKRGYDKYFAAALVAAGGAIGVMIPPSNPFVVYGVSAQVSVGDLFMAGIIPGVLVGLVLMLVSYVIARKKGWKGEARQRSLKTFGKAFWDAKWALMVPVIILGGIYGGYMTPTEAAAVSAFYGLIVGVFVYKEINLKNIVPCFVEACSTSAVVIVLMAMATIFGNIMTIEQVPNKIAAFLLGVTESKIAILMMINIMLLIVGTFMEALAAIVILTPILLPVVTQVGVDPVHFGVMMVVNLAIGFITPPVGVNLFVASGVANLKIVNLAKTALPFLGAMLVVLLLVTYIPEISLYLTTLAK, encoded by the coding sequence TTGTCAACCAGTGAAGAAGCAGTCAAATCGTCAATGCCCACTGATAAGACCAAGCCTAAGAGCTGGCTAAAGTTGATCGACGATAACTTAGAAAAACCCATTCTGTTTATCGGGATGTTGTCAATTATTTTAATTATTACCTTCCAAACCTTTTACCGTTATGTTGCCACTGAACTGTTAGGCACCACCGGTGGGGCGGTATGGACCGAGGAGTTGGCCAGATACATTTTTATCTGGATCTCTTACTTGGCCATTCCCCTAGCCATTAAAGACAGAAGCAACATTCGGGTGGACATCGTCTATGACAGATTGTCAGCGCGCTGGCAAAAGATCAGCTGGATTGTGGTGGATGTTTGCTTCCTTACCTTAGCCGGTGCAATATTTTTTATGGGCATTGATCACTTGCAAATGATGGTTGAGTTTCCACAAACCACCGCAGCGTTACAAATACCATATTATATTCCCTATTTAATCTTGCCAGTTGGCTTTGGCTTGATGGCCATTCGGATTATTCAAGATTTTGTCATTCAAGCTAAAGCAATTGGGCCAAAGGATACCGGTATAGGGCTAGCCATTTGTGCAGTCATCGGTGCACCGCTCTTTATCGGACTGGAATTACCTGCCTTAGCCTGGCTTTTTGGTTACTTAGTACTTTTTCTGGTGATTGGGGTACCGGTGGCCATTTCTCTGGGACTATCAGCGCTCGCCACCATCATTGGTGCCGGCACACTGCCCATTGAATATGTGGCTCAACTTTCCTTTACCTCCATCGATAGTTTCCCCATTATGGCCATCCCGTTCTTTATTGCTGCCGGTGTGTTCATGGGTGTTGGCGGATTATCGGAAAGGCTGCTAAACTTAGCGGATGAAATGTTGGGTTCGCTATACGGCGGCATGGCGTTGGCCACCGTAGCGACCTGTATGTTCTTTGGCATGATCAGTGGCTCTGGTCCAGCAACGGTGGCGGCCATTGGCGCCATCACCATCCCGGCGATGGTTAAACGTGGTTACGATAAATATTTCGCAGCGGCATTGGTGGCTGCGGGCGGTGCCATCGGGGTAATGATTCCGCCCAGTAACCCCTTTGTGGTTTATGGGGTGTCGGCCCAGGTTTCTGTTGGCGATTTGTTTATGGCTGGTATTATACCCGGTGTGTTAGTGGGTTTAGTGCTGATGTTGGTCAGTTATGTCATCGCTCGGAAGAAGGGCTGGAAAGGGGAAGCGCGGCAAAGAAGTCTAAAAACCTTTGGTAAAGCCTTTTGGGATGCTAAATGGGCTTTAATGGTGCCGGTAATCATTCTGGGCGGCATTTACGGCGGTTACATGACTCCAACGGAAGCGGCGGCGGTTTCTGCCTTCTATGGCTTAATTGTAGGTGTCTTTGTTTACAAAGAAATTAACCTGAAAAATATTGTTCCCTGCTTTGTGGAAGCCTGTAGCACCTCGGCGGTGGTAATTGTGTTAATGGCCATGGCCACCATTTTCGGTAACATTATGACCATTGAGCAAGTGCCCAACAAAATTGCAGCCTTCCTGCTGGGGGTAACAGAAAGCAAGATTGCCATTCTAATGATGATCAATATTATGTTGCTGATTGTGGGTACATTTATGGAAGCGTTGGCGGCCATTGTAATTTTGACCCCCATTCTGTTACCGGTGGTGACCCAAGTGGGGGTAGATCCAGTGCACTTTGGTGTGATGATGGTGGTGAACTTAGCCATTGGTTTTATCACGCCACCAGTTGGTGTCAACCTGTTTGTGGCCAGTGGTGTGGCAAATTTAAAAATAGTCAATTTGGCCAAAACGGCGTTGCCATTTTTAGGTGCAATGTTGGTGGTTTTACTTCTGGTCACCTATATACCGGAAATTTCATTATATTTAACAACCCTTGCCAAGTAG
- a CDS encoding TRAP transporter substrate-binding protein: MLRKSKLVIGLVALLMLVSVVMVGCGSGEKETAGGAGDKPIKIRLAHPMAPGNNVTLAYEKFKELVEEKSEGKIEVELYGNTVLGSDRVTMESVQKGSLELASSSSPNMANFATEYMVFDLPYITSPDHQQNLYKALDEGELGQYFEEVAAKIGLKPIMYTEYGYRNFVTADKEIKSAADLAGLKVRTTDSPVEVAVAKALNMNPTPVAWGETYTALQQGTIDAEGNTFGLLYDAKHHEALKYAVDSEHNYSMHILMANKKYFDSLSPEVQNILLEAGKEAVQYERELSVELEEQAKQSFIDAGIQVHELTDEERNEFKELTKPVWDQFKDQVPQELIDMVLATQQ; this comes from the coding sequence ATGTTAAGAAAAAGCAAGTTGGTTATCGGCCTAGTGGCACTATTAATGCTGGTATCAGTGGTGATGGTGGGCTGTGGTTCTGGAGAAAAAGAAACAGCTGGCGGCGCTGGAGATAAACCCATTAAAATTCGTTTAGCTCACCCGATGGCCCCGGGTAACAACGTGACTTTAGCTTATGAAAAGTTTAAAGAGCTGGTTGAAGAAAAGTCTGAAGGTAAAATTGAAGTTGAGCTCTATGGTAACACTGTTTTAGGTAGTGACCGGGTAACTATGGAATCGGTACAAAAGGGTTCCTTAGAGTTGGCATCCAGTTCATCACCAAATATGGCTAACTTTGCAACAGAATACATGGTATTTGACTTACCTTATATCACTTCACCAGATCACCAACAAAATTTATATAAAGCACTGGATGAAGGGGAACTGGGCCAGTACTTTGAAGAGGTAGCAGCTAAAATTGGTCTCAAACCAATTATGTACACCGAGTATGGTTATCGTAACTTTGTTACTGCAGATAAAGAGATTAAATCTGCTGCTGATTTGGCTGGTCTAAAGGTTCGTACCACCGATTCACCGGTGGAAGTGGCGGTGGCTAAGGCGCTGAACATGAACCCCACACCGGTGGCCTGGGGTGAAACCTATACCGCCTTACAGCAAGGCACCATTGATGCAGAAGGTAACACCTTTGGTTTGCTTTACGATGCTAAACACCATGAGGCCTTGAAGTATGCAGTGGATTCCGAGCACAACTACAGCATGCACATTTTAATGGCAAACAAAAAGTATTTTGACAGCCTGTCCCCAGAGGTGCAAAACATCCTTTTAGAAGCGGGAAAAGAGGCAGTTCAGTATGAGCGAGAATTATCTGTTGAATTGGAAGAGCAGGCGAAACAAAGCTTTATTGACGCTGGCATTCAAGTTCATGAATTAACTGATGAAGAGCGCAATGAATTTAAAGAATTAACCAAACCAGTATGGGATCAATTTAAAGATCAAGTTCCCCAGGAACTTATCGACATGGTACTGGCAACACAGCAGTAA
- a CDS encoding sigma 54-interacting transcriptional regulator encodes MTKRIENYFDNLLEVFSDGVYITNAKGKTITVNSLYEKLTGLKKEDIVGRLVTELVEEQVFNVVLNPIIVKTGQPQTAMQTTKAGRRVLLNGHPIFDKHGNVIFVITFVRDVTVLTQLRDQIANQARLIEKYHQEANALRNKGHDNNVIIVSAKMVNLMQLLKKIAKTDTTALILGETGVGKDVFARQIHENSPRANGPFFKINCATIPENLIESELFGYEPGAFSGASAKGKPGYFELADKGTLFLDELGELPLAMQAKLLRVLQDQEIMRVGSTKVRKVNVRIIAATNRNLEQSVKEGKFRSDLYYRLYVAVLDLPPLRERKEDILPLVDHFLNKFNTKYRKNLSFSVDARELLLNYSWPGNVRQIENMILGLIVTQDKQYLEADDLPCKVRQEQPSASISLPVSNLESKSLRNIMEQLEKDLLKQTLATHHNNVAKAAKALAVDRSTMFRKLKKYRLIS; translated from the coding sequence GTGACTAAACGGATTGAAAATTATTTTGATAATCTGTTAGAAGTATTTTCTGACGGCGTTTATATTACAAATGCCAAAGGCAAAACCATCACGGTAAATAGTCTCTATGAAAAACTAACCGGTTTAAAGAAGGAAGATATTGTCGGCAGATTAGTCACCGAATTGGTAGAAGAACAGGTTTTTAATGTGGTTCTCAACCCGATCATTGTAAAAACAGGCCAACCCCAAACGGCCATGCAAACCACCAAAGCAGGCCGGCGGGTGCTGCTCAACGGGCATCCCATCTTTGATAAACATGGTAACGTTATCTTTGTGATTACCTTTGTTAGAGACGTAACGGTACTTACTCAACTAAGGGATCAAATAGCCAATCAGGCAAGACTAATTGAGAAGTATCACCAGGAGGCCAATGCGTTGCGCAATAAAGGGCATGATAATAATGTCATTATTGTCAGTGCCAAAATGGTCAACCTCATGCAGTTGTTAAAAAAAATAGCCAAAACCGATACCACCGCCTTAATTCTGGGAGAAACCGGTGTCGGCAAAGACGTATTTGCCCGGCAAATTCACGAAAATAGCCCCCGGGCCAATGGCCCCTTCTTTAAAATTAACTGCGCCACCATTCCTGAGAACCTGATTGAATCGGAATTATTTGGTTACGAACCGGGAGCCTTCTCCGGGGCCAGTGCAAAGGGTAAACCCGGTTATTTTGAATTAGCCGACAAGGGCACGCTATTTTTAGATGAACTGGGGGAACTGCCTTTGGCGATGCAGGCTAAACTGCTGCGGGTTTTGCAGGATCAAGAAATTATGCGGGTGGGGTCCACCAAGGTGCGGAAAGTAAATGTGCGGATTATTGCCGCCACCAACAGGAATTTAGAGCAATCGGTAAAGGAAGGCAAATTTAGAAGTGACCTTTACTATCGTTTATATGTGGCGGTGTTGGACTTGCCGCCGCTGCGGGAGCGCAAAGAGGATATTTTGCCTTTAGTTGACCACTTTTTAAATAAATTTAATACCAAATACCGCAAAAACCTATCCTTTTCTGTCGACGCCAGAGAACTTTTATTAAACTACTCTTGGCCCGGCAATGTGCGGCAAATTGAAAACATGATCTTAGGACTAATTGTCACCCAAGACAAACAATACTTAGAAGCGGATGATTTACCCTGTAAGGTACGGCAAGAACAACCTAGCGCCAGTATTTCTTTACCAGTCAGTAATTTAGAAAGTAAATCTTTAAGGAACATTATGGAACAGCTAGAAAAGGATTTACTAAAACAAACGCTGGCAACCCACCACAACAATGTAGCCAAAGCAGCCAAGGCGCTGGCAGTGGACCGTTCCACCATGTTTAGAAAATTAAAGAAGTATCGGCTGATAAGTTAG
- a CDS encoding sulfite exporter TauE/SafE family protein produces MYEWLFAGLIVFVASVLQSAVGFGFAIVGTPLLLLVYDSREVVQINNFLSLLVAIILLPKIIKEVDYQLLKRFFIGSLFGVPLGLLFFAYVSLGLLKITVGILVSFISIFLIVKWYKTRNLSEEELQDTAKPSSKFQELFSGLLSGVLTNGAGLPGIPLAIYFNVKNIEKGVTRSTTLSFFIGVYVITIISQALTVKIAGTVITTSLMLVPALLIGVFVGNILHYRINQRVFQLIINLVLIFTGLYMIAKTI; encoded by the coding sequence ATGTATGAATGGTTATTTGCTGGGTTGATAGTATTTGTGGCTTCGGTGTTACAGTCCGCCGTTGGTTTTGGTTTTGCCATTGTGGGAACACCATTATTGTTATTGGTCTATGATTCCCGGGAGGTTGTTCAAATAAACAATTTTCTTTCTTTACTTGTAGCAATTATTTTGCTGCCTAAGATTATTAAAGAGGTAGACTATCAATTATTGAAGCGATTTTTTATCGGTAGTTTATTTGGGGTGCCCTTAGGCTTGCTATTTTTTGCTTACGTCAGTCTGGGTTTGCTGAAAATTACTGTAGGTATACTGGTGAGCTTTATCTCCATATTCTTAATTGTTAAATGGTATAAAACCCGCAATTTAAGCGAAGAAGAATTGCAGGATACTGCAAAACCAAGCAGTAAATTTCAAGAGCTATTTAGCGGTTTACTTTCAGGGGTACTCACCAATGGTGCCGGTTTGCCAGGGATACCATTAGCCATCTATTTTAATGTAAAAAACATTGAAAAAGGAGTTACCCGGAGCACAACGCTGTCGTTTTTTATCGGTGTTTATGTGATAACCATAATTTCCCAAGCCCTTACCGTCAAAATTGCCGGCACCGTAATTACCACTTCGTTAATGTTGGTACCCGCATTGTTGATCGGTGTATTTGTAGGCAACATCTTACACTATCGCATTAATCAACGGGTTTTCCAACTGATCATCAATTTAGTGCTGATCTTTACCGGCCTATACATGATTGCTAAAACAATTTAA
- a CDS encoding LysR family transcriptional regulator: protein MNINRLKVFIKVAELKSFTRAAEELYMTQPATSKNIKIIEDFYGDC from the coding sequence TTGAACATAAATAGACTAAAAGTTTTTATAAAGGTGGCTGAACTAAAAAGTTTTACCAGAGCCGCAGAAGAACTTTACATGACGCAACCAGCGACCTCTAAAAATATTAAAATTATTGAAGATTTTTACGGTGATTGCTAG
- a CDS encoding sulfite exporter TauE/SafE family protein, which translates to MEMLVLSSLIVFLASILQASTGFGFSIMATPFLLLIYEAHDAIQINIILSLLISFVMITKIWQDVDKERLISLVKGSIIGAPIGVAVFVYADVQMLKIVISILILVLTFLLMLNFSIKKSKGKDITAGGISGLLTTSLGMPGPPLLLYFTGVGTEKAILRSTTLAFYVFIYTVSLVMQIVFYGTTKVVWTSSLMSVPLVLLGIVLGQMLFKYVNQVMFRRITYVILFSQDHTCL; encoded by the coding sequence ATGGAAATGTTGGTCCTTTCTTCGCTGATTGTATTTTTAGCCTCTATATTACAGGCGAGTACAGGTTTTGGTTTCTCTATCATGGCTACACCTTTTTTGCTATTAATATATGAGGCCCATGATGCAATACAGATAAACATCATTCTTTCACTTTTAATTTCTTTCGTTATGATCACAAAAATATGGCAAGATGTTGATAAAGAACGCCTCATTAGTTTGGTAAAGGGAAGTATTATTGGAGCACCTATAGGGGTAGCGGTATTTGTTTATGCGGATGTACAAATGTTAAAAATAGTTATCAGCATACTAATTCTGGTATTGACATTTTTATTAATGCTTAATTTCAGTATCAAAAAATCCAAAGGTAAGGATATTACGGCAGGGGGTATTTCTGGGCTTTTGACAACCAGCCTTGGTATGCCTGGGCCACCTTTATTACTTTACTTTACAGGGGTGGGAACAGAAAAGGCAATTTTGCGTAGCACCACGTTAGCCTTTTATGTTTTTATTTACACTGTCAGTTTGGTTATGCAAATAGTATTTTATGGAACTACTAAAGTAGTTTGGACTTCGTCGCTGATGTCGGTGCCCCTGGTTTTATTAGGCATAGTGCTGGGGCAGATGTTGTTCAAATATGTAAACCAAGTAATGTTTAGACGAATAACTTATGTAATTCTTTTTTCACAGGATCATACCTGCTTGTAA
- a CDS encoding SLC13 family permease, whose amino-acid sequence MGYKTHKQRYDSKAASNILIAVAWGASIGGMATPLGGGQALVTWSFLNEYIGTEVFFIDWSLRMVPISLLVMIACSLFMYFGMKPDPSELKFHGSKEFYKQELEKLGPMTFEEKILGFGFLSIILLAILRPLYVDFLPFAWLHPAHSVLYLCDNIVYDPF is encoded by the coding sequence ATAGGATACAAAACACATAAGCAAAGATATGATAGTAAAGCAGCTTCAAATATTCTTATTGCCGTTGCTTGGGGTGCCTCAATAGGCGGAATGGCAACACCATTAGGTGGCGGACAAGCCTTGGTTACTTGGAGTTTTCTTAATGAGTATATTGGCACTGAAGTGTTTTTCATTGACTGGTCTCTACGAATGGTTCCTATTTCCCTACTGGTGATGATTGCCTGTTCTTTGTTTATGTACTTTGGTATGAAACCTGATCCAAGTGAATTAAAATTCCATGGGAGCAAGGAGTTTTATAAGCAAGAATTAGAAAAATTGGGCCCCATGACTTTTGAAGAAAAAATATTAGGCTTCGGGTTTTTATCAATAATTCTTTTAGCTATTTTGCGGCCGTTGTATGTTGATTTCTTGCCCTTTGCATGGTTGCACCCAGCTCATAGTGTTCTTTATCTTTGCGATAATATTGTTTATGATCCCTTCTAA
- a CDS encoding sulfotransferase, which translates to MAIELKEKPVFVIGHERSGTTLLMVMLGQHSRIAVPEVGWLFPRIYPWLHTYGDLNKEENLKTLADEMLFGLNRHLWGMDLNPRTAVDQLIEMAPEKSFAGIYCAMHEMFAQKNGNKPRWGQKTPHNLYFIKQIRECFPNAQFIYIVRDGRDAASDYLESAFGPTNIFCAAESWKMAWNAVKPWREKLSNKEWLDVKYEDLVRKPEEVMKTVCDFLDEEFEPAMFDFWKGDIGQKRGMTRDHKPLGHAISDKYVGIYKNLLSIRDQRVFTAVAGEELKEAGYENIIEPIEITPEDEARWREYDGRVRAALLDAPEGHILFESYRDWLVDQREARKQAGIWSDADIPEDCFPIGHPHEELIVGFRAWKKWKDHFSIKRQYTAKGIVF; encoded by the coding sequence TTGGCTATTGAACTAAAAGAAAAACCTGTTTTTGTTATTGGGCATGAAAGATCTGGTACAACATTACTAATGGTTATGTTAGGTCAACACAGTCGCATTGCAGTACCTGAAGTAGGTTGGTTGTTCCCGCGGATTTATCCCTGGTTACATACCTATGGTGACCTAAACAAAGAAGAAAACCTAAAAACCTTAGCTGATGAAATGCTCTTTGGATTAAACAGACATCTATGGGGAATGGATTTAAACCCAAGAACTGCTGTTGATCAGCTAATAGAAATGGCACCTGAAAAGAGTTTTGCTGGTATTTATTGTGCTATGCATGAAATGTTTGCTCAAAAGAATGGCAATAAGCCTCGTTGGGGTCAAAAAACTCCTCACAACCTTTACTTCATAAAGCAAATTAGAGAGTGCTTCCCAAATGCTCAATTTATTTATATAGTAAGGGATGGTCGGGACGCTGCGTCAGATTATCTAGAATCCGCATTTGGACCTACAAACATCTTCTGTGCTGCAGAGAGCTGGAAAATGGCTTGGAATGCAGTTAAACCTTGGAGAGAAAAACTTAGCAATAAAGAATGGCTTGATGTAAAATATGAAGACTTGGTTCGTAAACCTGAAGAAGTAATGAAAACAGTATGTGACTTTTTAGATGAGGAATTTGAGCCTGCTATGTTTGACTTCTGGAAAGGTGATATTGGTCAAAAACGTGGTATGACCCGGGACCATAAGCCTCTAGGTCACGCAATTAGTGATAAATATGTGGGCATTTACAAAAACCTACTGAGTATTAGAGATCAGCGGGTCTTTACTGCGGTAGCCGGTGAAGAACTAAAAGAAGCTGGCTATGAAAATATTATTGAACCTATTGAAATTACACCTGAAGACGAGGCCCGTTGGAGAGAATATGATGGCAGAGTAAGAGCGGCATTATTGGATGCCCCTGAAGGTCATATCTTGTTTGAGAGCTATCGCGATTGGTTAGTTGATCAACGAGAAGCAAGAAAACAAGCCGGCATTTGGAGCGATGCGGATATTCCAGAAGATTGTTTCCCAATTGGTCACCCACACGAGGAACTAATTGTTGGTTTCCGTGCTTGGAAGAAGTGGAAAGACCATTTTAGCATTAAGAGACAGTATACAGCAAAAGGTATTGTGTTTTAA